A genomic window from Lentibacter algarum includes:
- a CDS encoding bifunctional 2-C-methyl-D-erythritol 4-phosphate cytidylyltransferase/2-C-methyl-D-erythritol 2,4-cyclodiphosphate synthase, producing the protein MKIAAILVAAGRGTRAGAGLPKQWRALAGQRVFDWTYQALKSHSDIAHVIAVVHPDDHAYLPAGLEAVHGGETRSASVRAGLEALDGADFSHVLIHDAARACVSPATISGVIEALRSSKAAAPALPVTDALWLGSDERVTGTHAREGLFRAQTPQGFAFSAILAAHRAHQGDALDDVEIARSAGLDVTITLGDEDNLKLTHAQDFIRAERILRGNMDIRLGNGFDVHAFTTGDHVVLCGVKIPHNKALLGHSDADVGMHAITDALYGAMAEGDIGRHFPPSDPQWKGAASHIFLAHACALARSRGYDISNIDCTLICEQPKIGPHADAMQAELSRIMELDASRISVKATTSERLGFTGREEGIAAIATATLVKS; encoded by the coding sequence ATGAAGATCGCCGCTATTCTTGTCGCAGCTGGCCGCGGAACCCGTGCTGGCGCGGGGCTGCCCAAACAGTGGCGCGCACTGGCTGGCCAGCGCGTCTTTGACTGGACATATCAAGCCTTGAAATCACATAGCGACATCGCTCATGTTATCGCTGTGGTGCACCCAGATGATCACGCATATCTTCCTGCTGGGCTTGAAGCCGTTCACGGCGGTGAAACCCGTTCAGCCTCTGTGCGCGCGGGCCTTGAAGCACTTGATGGCGCAGATTTCAGCCACGTGCTTATACATGACGCTGCACGCGCCTGTGTTTCCCCTGCCACCATCTCAGGCGTCATTGAGGCGCTCCGGTCAAGCAAAGCTGCCGCCCCCGCGCTGCCTGTGACAGATGCGCTCTGGTTGGGCTCTGATGAGCGCGTCACCGGTACCCATGCGCGCGAAGGTCTCTTCCGTGCCCAAACACCGCAAGGGTTTGCCTTCTCTGCTATTCTCGCCGCACACCGCGCCCATCAAGGAGATGCGCTTGATGATGTTGAGATTGCTCGCAGTGCCGGGCTTGATGTCACGATCACACTGGGCGATGAAGACAATCTAAAGCTCACCCACGCGCAGGATTTTATCCGCGCCGAGCGTATCTTGAGGGGCAACATGGACATTCGTCTTGGCAATGGGTTTGACGTACACGCTTTTACGACAGGTGATCATGTCGTACTCTGCGGCGTCAAAATTCCACACAACAAAGCTCTGTTAGGCCATTCTGACGCTGATGTCGGAATGCATGCGATCACGGACGCACTCTATGGCGCGATGGCCGAAGGCGATATCGGCCGCCACTTTCCGCCCAGCGACCCCCAATGGAAGGGCGCTGCAAGCCATATCTTCCTTGCTCATGCCTGCGCACTTGCCCGCTCAAGAGGCTATGACATAAGCAATATCGACTGCACGCTCATCTGCGAACAGCCCAAAATAGGCCCGCACGCCGACGCAATGCAAGCCGAGCTATCCCGCATTATGGAGCTGGACGCATCCCGTATTTCCGTAAAAGCGACAACCTCAGAGCGCCTTGGCTTCACAGGGCGCGAAGAAGGGATTGCCGCGATCGCAACAGCAACATTGGTGAAATCATGA
- the dusB gene encoding tRNA dihydrouridine synthase DusB, whose translation MQNNSQILLQNPPVALAPLAGITDLPFRNLVSSFGASFVVSEMVASQEMVQAKKGVREKAELGFESANTAVQLAGRDPYWMAEAAQMVADNGAQVIDINMGCPAKKVVGGLSGSALMRDLDHALRMIEAVTAAVTLPVTLKTRLGWDDDSLNAAELAQRAESAGVKRLVIHGRTRCQFYKGRADWAAIRAVKDAVNIPVFANGDICSASDARNALEASGADGVMIGRGAQGRPWALQQVAHELGDASAPSIPEGTEFSDMITGHYEAMLTFYGVQLGARMARKHLGWYMDVANTPVALRREVLTATDTAQVLRLIPLATTERSAA comes from the coding sequence ATGCAAAATAACAGCCAAATTCTGCTCCAAAATCCGCCAGTGGCACTTGCACCACTGGCTGGCATCACTGATCTGCCCTTCCGCAACCTTGTTTCCTCCTTTGGTGCAAGTTTTGTGGTCAGTGAAATGGTAGCCAGTCAAGAGATGGTGCAGGCCAAAAAGGGCGTCCGTGAAAAAGCAGAACTTGGCTTTGAAAGCGCCAATACGGCCGTTCAACTCGCTGGGCGTGATCCATATTGGATGGCAGAAGCTGCACAAATGGTGGCGGACAATGGCGCGCAAGTGATCGACATCAATATGGGTTGCCCAGCTAAGAAGGTCGTAGGAGGCTTGTCTGGATCGGCTTTGATGCGTGATCTGGACCATGCATTGAGGATGATTGAAGCGGTGACTGCGGCCGTCACCCTGCCTGTTACGCTCAAGACGCGCCTTGGCTGGGACGACGATAGTTTGAATGCAGCCGAGCTTGCTCAGCGCGCTGAGAGTGCGGGTGTAAAGCGTTTGGTAATCCATGGACGTACGCGCTGCCAGTTTTACAAAGGGCGGGCTGACTGGGCGGCTATTCGCGCTGTTAAAGACGCCGTGAATATACCTGTCTTTGCCAATGGTGATATTTGTAGCGCAAGTGACGCGCGTAACGCGCTTGAAGCCTCTGGCGCGGATGGTGTGATGATTGGGCGCGGTGCGCAGGGGCGGCCCTGGGCCTTGCAGCAAGTTGCCCATGAACTGGGCGATGCGTCAGCCCCATCTATTCCAGAAGGAACCGAATTTAGCGACATGATTACAGGGCATTATGAGGCGATGCTCACGTTTTACGGTGTTCAGCTGGGTGCGCGAATGGCACGCAAGCATTTGGGATGGTATATGGATGTGGCCAATACTCCTGTCGCGCTGCGGCGCGAGGTCCTGACCGCGACGGATACGGCGCAGGTGTTGCGTTTGATACCGCTCGCCACGACCGAGAGGAGCGCTGCATGA
- a CDS encoding ATP-binding protein, whose amino-acid sequence MKDADKLWASLPLPALLIGADDRIEAVNPAAEQLLMGSEKSLAGKPLFEAVSFENALNEAFERARREDAPLFVRDVGLGRSGRALERCDLQLAPYEAARMLLLITPLAQVSNLPKGRRAKTAARSVIGMAEMLAHEIKNPLAGITGAAQLLSMGLRGDDLELTDLIVAESRRIVKLLEQVEEFGNLSPPELAPVNLHDVLDRARRSAQLGVGADVQIIEEYDPSLPEAWADADQLLQVLLNLLKNAAEAAGAGGVIRLRTSYEHGFRLRTEDGLGRPLPLQIEVIDNGRGIAPDMIDDIFEPFVSGRENGTGLGLALTAKIMAAHEGWVSVRSEPGATVFRLSLPRAPRATEKES is encoded by the coding sequence ATGAAAGATGCAGACAAACTCTGGGCATCCTTGCCGCTTCCAGCCTTATTGATTGGGGCGGATGATCGTATCGAAGCGGTAAACCCTGCGGCAGAACAGCTTTTGATGGGGTCCGAGAAAAGCCTTGCTGGTAAACCTTTGTTTGAAGCAGTGAGCTTTGAAAACGCGCTGAACGAAGCCTTTGAGCGGGCGCGGCGTGAGGATGCGCCGCTGTTTGTACGCGATGTCGGACTGGGGCGATCTGGTCGTGCTCTCGAGCGGTGCGATTTACAGCTTGCGCCTTATGAGGCGGCACGGATGCTGTTGCTGATCACGCCGTTGGCGCAGGTGAGCAATCTGCCCAAAGGCCGCCGTGCCAAAACAGCTGCGCGCTCTGTGATCGGTATGGCGGAGATGCTCGCGCATGAAATCAAGAACCCTTTGGCGGGCATTACGGGCGCTGCACAGCTCCTGTCGATGGGGTTGCGCGGAGATGATCTTGAACTCACAGATCTGATCGTTGCTGAGAGCCGCAGGATTGTGAAACTCTTGGAGCAAGTGGAGGAGTTCGGCAATTTGAGTCCGCCTGAACTGGCACCTGTGAACCTACACGATGTGCTCGATCGCGCGCGCCGCTCGGCGCAGCTTGGTGTGGGTGCGGATGTACAAATTATTGAAGAGTATGATCCGTCATTGCCGGAGGCTTGGGCTGATGCGGATCAGCTTTTGCAGGTTTTGCTCAACCTTTTGAAAAACGCAGCTGAAGCGGCGGGTGCGGGTGGTGTTATCCGCTTGCGCACATCGTATGAACACGGGTTTCGCCTGCGCACAGAAGATGGGCTGGGGCGACCTTTGCCGCTTCAGATCGAAGTGATTGATAACGGGCGCGGGATTGCGCCCGATATGATCGACGATATTTTTGAGCCCTTTGTTTCTGGCCGTGAGAACGGGACAGGGCTGGGGCTGGCACTTACAGCAAAAATTATGGCGGCACATGAAGGCTGGGTCTCGGTGCGTTCCGAACCTGGTGCAACAGTCTTTCGGCTGTCTTTGCCGCGTGCGCCTAGAGCGACTGAAAAGGAGAGTTAG